Proteins from a genomic interval of Chitinophagales bacterium:
- a CDS encoding heme exporter protein CcmB: MLKTTLALIQKDLTIEWRQKYAIGGIFLYVLATAYLIYIFLAQQSLNDKIEYRLWMVLFWMTILFTAVNAIAKSFSQEDQKRQLYYYTIVSPQAVILSKMIYNFFLMILLSVLCALVFLLIIGNPVQNMGVFFLGILAGGSGFSFVLSMISAIASKAEQNTTLMAILGFPVILPFLMLLQKAVSKAFIIGFDNKELLQDFAVLFALDILLISLSLILFPYLWKE; the protein is encoded by the coding sequence GAGTGGCGACAGAAATACGCTATCGGTGGTATCTTTTTGTATGTACTTGCAACAGCTTATTTGATCTATATTTTTTTAGCACAGCAATCACTAAACGACAAAATAGAATATCGCTTGTGGATGGTGCTCTTTTGGATGACTATACTTTTCACTGCCGTAAATGCCATAGCTAAAAGCTTTAGTCAGGAAGATCAAAAACGGCAATTGTATTACTATACAATTGTAAGTCCACAGGCAGTAATTCTGTCTAAAATGATCTATAATTTTTTCCTGATGATTTTGCTTTCCGTTTTGTGCGCTTTGGTCTTTTTATTGATCATAGGCAATCCGGTGCAAAATATGGGTGTGTTTTTCCTCGGCATATTGGCAGGTGGCAGCGGTTTTTCATTTGTGCTGAGTATGATCTCTGCCATAGCTTCAAAAGCTGAACAAAACACTACACTAATGGCCATTCTCGGTTTCCCTGTAATTTTGCCTTTTTTGATGCTCTTACAAAAAGCGGTAAGCAAAGCTTTCATTATAGGATTTGACAACAAGGAACTCCTGCAGGATTTTGCGGTTTTATTTGCCCTTGATATCCTGCTCATCAGTTTGTCGCTTATTTTATTTCCTTACCTTTGGAAAGAGTAA